A stretch of the Amycolatopsis sp. BJA-103 genome encodes the following:
- a CDS encoding aldehyde dehydrogenase family protein: MTAVQPKPTAHSVGETFDSLSPATDEVVGTYPVHSREDVRAAVARARDAAEWWAGLGYDGRAERLRRWKGVITRRLPQLCQVVRDETGKPLADAQLESVLAIEHIAWAGKNARKILGKQRRAAGLMMSNQAATVEYQPLGVVGVIGPWNYPVFTPLGSIAYALAAGNTVVFKPSEYTPGVGKWLVDAFAEVVPEWPVLQLITGFGETGASLVSANVDKIAFTGSTGTGKKIMAAAAETLTPVIIEAGGKDAVLVDADADLEAAADATVWGAFSNSGQTCIGVERVYVHERVHDEFVAKVVEKAKDVRAGSDEAAQYGPVTMPSQLAVIKRHIADAIERGGKALVGGVDAVGDRYVQPTVLVDVPEDSSAVQEETFGPTVTIAKVRDMDEAVEKANDTKYGLGSTVFSKSRGLELAARLRTGMTSINAPLSFAGIASLPFGGVGDSGFGRIHGPEGLREFARPKAVARQRFTAPIVLTSFSRKEKTDALVAKLITVLHGKR; encoded by the coding sequence ATGACCGCAGTCCAGCCGAAGCCGACCGCGCACAGCGTGGGGGAGACCTTCGATTCCCTCAGCCCGGCGACCGACGAGGTCGTCGGCACCTACCCGGTGCACAGCAGGGAGGACGTCCGCGCCGCCGTCGCCCGTGCGAGGGACGCCGCCGAGTGGTGGGCCGGGCTCGGTTACGACGGGCGCGCGGAGCGGCTGCGCCGCTGGAAGGGCGTCATCACCCGGCGGCTGCCGCAGCTGTGCCAGGTCGTGCGCGACGAAACCGGCAAGCCGCTCGCCGACGCGCAGCTGGAGAGCGTCCTCGCCATCGAGCACATCGCGTGGGCGGGCAAGAACGCGCGCAAGATCCTCGGCAAGCAGCGCCGCGCTGCCGGGCTGATGATGTCGAACCAGGCGGCGACGGTCGAGTACCAGCCGCTCGGCGTCGTGGGCGTGATCGGCCCCTGGAACTATCCCGTCTTCACCCCGCTCGGCTCCATCGCCTACGCCCTCGCCGCCGGCAACACCGTCGTCTTCAAGCCGAGCGAGTACACACCGGGCGTCGGGAAATGGCTGGTCGACGCCTTCGCCGAGGTCGTCCCGGAGTGGCCGGTGCTGCAGCTGATCACCGGCTTCGGCGAGACCGGCGCGTCGCTCGTCAGCGCCAACGTCGACAAGATCGCCTTCACCGGCTCGACCGGCACGGGCAAGAAGATCATGGCTGCGGCCGCCGAGACCCTGACTCCGGTGATCATCGAGGCCGGCGGCAAGGACGCCGTCCTGGTCGACGCGGACGCCGACCTCGAAGCCGCCGCCGACGCGACCGTCTGGGGCGCGTTCTCCAACTCTGGCCAGACCTGCATCGGCGTCGAGCGCGTGTACGTCCACGAGCGCGTGCACGACGAGTTCGTCGCGAAGGTCGTCGAGAAGGCGAAGGACGTGCGGGCCGGTTCGGACGAGGCCGCGCAGTACGGCCCGGTGACGATGCCCTCGCAGCTCGCGGTGATCAAGCGCCACATCGCGGACGCCATCGAACGCGGCGGAAAGGCGCTGGTCGGCGGCGTCGACGCGGTCGGAGACCGCTACGTGCAGCCGACAGTGCTCGTCGACGTGCCGGAAGACTCCTCGGCGGTCCAAGAGGAGACGTTCGGCCCGACCGTCACCATCGCCAAGGTCCGCGACATGGACGAGGCCGTCGAGAAGGCCAACGACACGAAGTACGGCCTCGGTTCGACGGTGTTCTCGAAGTCGCGCGGCCTCGAACTGGCCGCCCGCCTGCGCACCGGCATGACGTCGATCAACGCGCCGCTTTCCTTCGCTGGTATCGCTTCGCTGCCTTTCGGTGGCGTCGGCGACTCGGGCTTCGGCCGGATCCACGGCCCGGAAGGCCTGCGCGAGTTCGCCAGGCCGAAGGCCGTCGCGCGGCAGCGGTTCACCGCGCCGATCGTGCTGACCTCGTTCTCCCGCAAGGAAAAGACCGATGCCCTGGTGGCGAAGCTGATCACCGTCCTGCACGGGAAGCGCTGA
- a CDS encoding MFS transporter, with protein sequence MTLLRNSGYWRWSAGVQLNRLPATMAPLAFTVLTTATTGSYRLGGIMMAVFVAAEMAGAVPTGRLLDRVGPARGLVVMLSLVAAGLFLLAAVASAGAPDLVLLALAIPPGLVAGGLNGGFRTLLAGTVTEEELPRAVSIDAMILEGVIVGGPLLVALLATSGPAVPVLAMAVVALLAALFVPRRTISRDPQRTVEHQAIPIAACVPWLMGLFTVGLLLSTIEVGLLPLVQRLGAPDSTTAIVIIVLCVASITGSALYAARGKVGDPRLFLAGFVLGGIVVSAGFGWAGLLGGVALIGLCTGPLMAVSSVNLQKLLPERRRAEGFSLAFTVQASGFGLGSLAIGVLPVWLCPLLGVLAALVSCGMLVAHPRAIGTPSVTS encoded by the coding sequence ATGACCTTGCTCCGCAACTCCGGGTATTGGCGCTGGTCGGCGGGGGTGCAGCTGAACCGGCTGCCCGCCACGATGGCGCCGCTGGCCTTCACCGTGCTGACCACCGCGACGACCGGCTCGTACCGGCTCGGCGGGATCATGATGGCCGTCTTCGTCGCCGCCGAAATGGCAGGCGCCGTGCCGACCGGGCGGCTGCTCGACCGCGTCGGACCCGCGCGGGGTCTCGTCGTGATGCTGTCGCTGGTCGCCGCGGGACTGTTCCTGCTGGCCGCGGTCGCGTCCGCGGGCGCCCCGGACCTGGTGCTGCTCGCGCTGGCGATCCCGCCGGGCCTGGTCGCGGGCGGGCTGAACGGCGGCTTCCGGACGCTGCTCGCCGGAACGGTGACCGAGGAGGAACTGCCTCGCGCCGTTTCGATCGACGCGATGATCCTCGAAGGCGTCATCGTCGGAGGGCCGCTGCTGGTGGCGCTCCTGGCGACGTCCGGTCCGGCCGTCCCGGTGCTCGCGATGGCCGTCGTCGCGCTGCTCGCGGCCCTGTTCGTGCCACGGCGAACCATCTCCCGTGATCCACAAAGGACGGTCGAGCACCAGGCGATCCCGATCGCCGCCTGTGTGCCCTGGCTGATGGGGCTGTTCACCGTCGGACTGCTGCTGTCGACCATCGAAGTCGGCCTGCTGCCGCTCGTCCAGCGCCTCGGCGCCCCCGATTCGACGACGGCGATCGTCATCATCGTGCTGTGTGTCGCCAGCATCACCGGGAGCGCGCTCTACGCGGCGCGGGGGAAGGTCGGCGATCCTCGGCTGTTCCTGGCGGGCTTCGTGCTCGGCGGGATCGTGGTGTCGGCGGGCTTCGGATGGGCCGGGCTGCTCGGCGGGGTCGCGCTGATCGGGCTCTGCACCGGCCCGCTGATGGCCGTTTCGTCGGTCAACCTGCAGAAACTCCTGCCGGAGCGACGCCGGGCGGAGGGCTTCTCGCTGGCTTTCACCGTGCAGGCTTCGGGGTTCGGGCTGGGTTCGCTGGCGATCGGGGTGCTGCCGGTGTGGTTGTGCCCGCTGCTCGGTGTCCTCGCGGCCCTTGTCTCCTGTGGAATGCTGGTGGCACACCCCAGAGCTATTGGCACGCCGTCAGTAACGTCGTAG
- a CDS encoding ArsR/SmtB family transcription factor has translation MIELVLTAESANRVRFGISPLDETMGAMQTLLGRRGHPSHLPWLREAAAKLPDLPIDDFAKVMSARHYITDFLSPPPSGPETTASAQLAEIRRTPTEQVARELSKVDADLSGLPDDPAEARDLLAAQMEIAWTELVEPHWPRMRRFLVADIEERSRRLAAGGVALVLDDIHPRVRLVDDVLVIEMKERSRFPLDRRGLLLIPGVFAWPSVGVITMEPWQPSLLYPARGVAELWSEPGRPSGALAGVLGRTKAALLTTLNEPASTTELARRLDFSAPTVSQHLTAMRAAGLLDTRRRGREVRYLRTELGDALLRA, from the coding sequence ATGATCGAGCTGGTCCTGACCGCCGAGAGCGCCAACCGCGTCCGCTTCGGCATCTCCCCGCTCGACGAGACCATGGGCGCGATGCAGACCCTGCTCGGACGGCGCGGGCATCCGAGTCACCTGCCGTGGCTGCGCGAGGCCGCCGCGAAACTGCCGGACCTGCCCATCGACGACTTCGCCAAGGTGATGAGCGCGCGGCACTACATCACCGACTTCCTCAGCCCACCGCCGAGCGGGCCGGAGACCACCGCGTCGGCCCAGCTCGCCGAAATCCGCCGCACGCCGACGGAGCAGGTCGCGCGCGAACTGTCCAAAGTGGACGCCGACCTGAGCGGGCTCCCCGACGACCCGGCCGAGGCCAGGGATCTGCTGGCCGCCCAGATGGAGATCGCCTGGACCGAACTGGTCGAACCGCACTGGCCGCGGATGCGCCGGTTCCTCGTCGCCGACATCGAGGAACGCTCGCGACGGCTGGCCGCGGGCGGCGTCGCGCTGGTGCTGGACGACATCCACCCGCGCGTGCGGCTCGTCGACGACGTCCTGGTGATCGAGATGAAGGAACGCAGCCGCTTCCCCCTCGACCGGCGGGGGCTCCTGCTGATCCCCGGCGTCTTCGCCTGGCCGTCGGTCGGGGTGATCACGATGGAACCGTGGCAGCCGTCGCTGCTCTACCCGGCGCGCGGTGTCGCCGAACTCTGGTCGGAGCCCGGCCGCCCGTCCGGTGCGCTGGCCGGGGTGCTCGGCCGCACCAAGGCCGCGCTGCTCACGACGCTCAACGAGCCCGCGAGCACCACCGAGCTGGCGCGAAGGCTGGACTTCTCCGCGCCGACGGTCTCACAGCACTTGACCGCGATGCGCGCGGCGGGCCTGCTGGACACGCGGCGGCGCGGGCGCGAAGTCCGCTATCTGCGCACCGAACTTGGCGACGCCCTCCTCCGGGCATAG
- a CDS encoding MBL fold metallo-hydrolase, which translates to MRIVHFGHACTLLETEGARILIDPGTFSVGFEGERELDAILITHQHFDHLDAERLPALLEANPGAQLIVDPGSADAVRKLGAEFQIANPGDAFGIGSSGVNVVGGEHAVIHEDIPAIPNVGYIVDHGAFYHPGDSFFVPEQKIDVLGLPTGAPWLKAGEAVDYLRAVSPRLAVPIHEAVLARPQMHYGLFANLAPEGTEVKVLDVGEPVKL; encoded by the coding sequence ATGCGTATTGTCCACTTTGGACACGCTTGCACCCTTCTGGAGACCGAGGGCGCGCGGATCCTGATCGACCCAGGCACCTTCTCGGTGGGTTTCGAAGGCGAACGTGAGCTGGACGCCATCCTGATCACCCACCAGCATTTCGACCACCTCGACGCGGAGAGGCTGCCCGCGCTGCTGGAGGCGAACCCCGGCGCGCAACTGATCGTCGACCCCGGCTCGGCCGACGCCGTGCGGAAGCTCGGCGCCGAGTTCCAGATCGCGAATCCCGGGGACGCCTTCGGTATCGGCTCCAGCGGCGTCAACGTCGTCGGTGGTGAGCACGCGGTGATCCACGAGGACATCCCGGCGATCCCGAACGTCGGCTACATCGTCGACCACGGCGCCTTCTACCACCCGGGCGACTCGTTCTTCGTGCCCGAGCAGAAGATCGACGTCCTCGGCCTGCCGACCGGCGCGCCCTGGCTCAAGGCGGGCGAAGCGGTCGACTACCTGCGCGCGGTCTCCCCGCGTCTCGCGGTGCCGATCCACGAAGCCGTCCTGGCGCGGCCGCAGATGCACTACGGCCTGTTCGCCAACCTCGCCCCGGAAGGCACCGAGGTCAAGGTCCTCGACGTCGGGGAGCCGGTCAAGCTTTAG
- a CDS encoding DUF418 domain-containing protein, producing MESLPTSERVLAPDLARGFALLLVALAHTASIFLGNSPGVDQTPEGLERPYFVVLFVFVHACALPLFGMMLGYGLVQFADRQQALGQSWTRTRGVLLRRHAWLLAFGAVDGVLFFSGDVLGAYGLIGVVFVLLLLRRGKGFYRIPALYLGFAGCYLAVLMYLVLTGNSGNAPVPSPEDVSSLAPTYGDALRARLTEWPAITAILLPSILFVWVGAWAAKKRILEEPNRNLLLVGVFGGFGVAIAAGLPMGLFAGDYLQLDAETAGFAKMLYEGGGLFGAVGYISLFGLIGMAVDKKRGVVVTAISALGQRTLSAYLFQSVAWLILAPPFMLGLGGQASDPTFVAAACGLGVWLLSVVVAYLMHRKGYRGPAEILVRKLAYRRAKA from the coding sequence ATGGAGTCGTTGCCGACGAGTGAGCGGGTGCTCGCTCCCGATCTGGCCAGGGGTTTCGCGCTCCTGCTGGTCGCGCTGGCGCATACCGCGAGCATCTTTCTGGGGAACTCACCGGGAGTCGATCAGACACCGGAAGGGCTGGAACGGCCGTACTTCGTGGTGCTGTTCGTGTTCGTGCACGCGTGCGCGCTGCCGTTGTTCGGCATGATGCTCGGCTACGGGCTGGTGCAGTTCGCCGACCGGCAGCAGGCTTTGGGGCAGTCGTGGACGCGGACGCGTGGCGTCCTGCTGCGGCGGCACGCGTGGCTGCTGGCCTTCGGTGCCGTCGACGGGGTGCTGTTCTTCTCCGGTGACGTGCTCGGCGCGTACGGGCTCATCGGCGTCGTGTTCGTTCTGCTGCTCTTGCGACGCGGTAAAGGGTTCTATCGAATTCCGGCGCTGTACCTGGGTTTCGCCGGCTGCTACCTCGCCGTGCTGATGTATCTGGTGCTCACCGGGAACTCCGGGAACGCGCCGGTCCCGTCACCCGAAGACGTGTCGTCCCTGGCACCGACCTATGGCGATGCCTTGCGTGCGCGCCTCACGGAATGGCCTGCCATCACGGCGATCCTGCTGCCTTCGATCCTCTTCGTCTGGGTCGGCGCGTGGGCCGCGAAAAAGCGGATTCTGGAGGAGCCGAATCGGAACCTTCTCCTCGTCGGCGTGTTCGGCGGATTCGGTGTCGCGATCGCGGCCGGGCTGCCGATGGGCCTCTTCGCCGGTGACTACCTGCAGCTCGACGCCGAGACCGCCGGATTCGCCAAAATGCTGTACGAGGGAGGCGGTCTGTTCGGCGCCGTCGGCTACATCAGCCTGTTCGGCCTCATCGGCATGGCGGTCGACAAGAAGCGAGGCGTGGTCGTGACCGCGATCTCCGCCCTCGGCCAGCGCACGCTGAGCGCCTACCTGTTCCAGTCGGTGGCGTGGCTGATCCTGGCGCCCCCGTTCATGCTGGGTCTGGGCGGCCAGGCGAGTGATCCGACGTTCGTGGCGGCCGCCTGCGGTCTGGGCGTGTGGCTGCTGTCGGTCGTCGTCGCGTACCTGATGCACCGCAAGGGTTACCGGGGCCCGGCGGAGATCCTGGTGCGGAAGCTCGCTTACCGGCGCGCTAAAGCTTGA
- a CDS encoding TetR/AcrR family transcriptional regulator produces the protein MTDEAGRSDAQATLMRLWRRSERPTRGRPSVLDIDSVVAAAVALADREGVSNVTLANVANDLGVTKMSLYRHIGSKAELLELMADFAIGDPPSPVPSGGWRAGLTRLAQANREVLMSHPWLVELPLSGPPAGPNSVAWMDAILRTLRDTGLDWGTKGGVLVLIGGYVRLACAQAIQLAEGRKDSGLSQAQAEQAYGKGLAELIDPERFPDAVGFLTAGLGGPEQPEDSDFTFGLDVVLDGVAALIDAN, from the coding sequence ATGACCGACGAGGCCGGCCGGAGTGACGCACAGGCGACGCTGATGCGGCTCTGGCGGCGGTCGGAGCGTCCGACGCGCGGCAGGCCGTCGGTGCTCGACATCGACAGTGTGGTGGCGGCCGCGGTGGCCCTCGCCGACCGCGAAGGCGTCTCGAACGTGACGCTGGCGAACGTGGCGAACGACTTGGGCGTCACGAAGATGTCGCTCTATCGCCACATCGGCTCGAAGGCGGAGCTGCTGGAGCTGATGGCCGACTTCGCGATCGGTGATCCGCCGTCACCGGTGCCGTCGGGCGGCTGGCGGGCCGGGCTGACCAGGTTGGCCCAGGCCAACCGCGAGGTGCTGATGAGCCACCCGTGGCTCGTCGAACTGCCGCTCTCCGGTCCTCCGGCGGGCCCGAATTCGGTCGCCTGGATGGACGCGATCCTGCGTACGCTGCGCGATACCGGCCTCGACTGGGGTACCAAGGGCGGCGTCCTGGTCCTGATCGGCGGCTATGTCCGCCTCGCGTGCGCGCAGGCCATCCAGCTCGCCGAGGGCCGGAAGGACAGCGGGTTGAGCCAGGCCCAGGCCGAGCAGGCCTACGGCAAGGGGCTCGCCGAACTGATCGACCCGGAGCGTTTCCCCGACGCGGTGGGTTTCCTGACCGCCGGACTCGGCGGGCCCGAGCAGCCCGAGGACTCGGACTTCACTTTCGGCCTCGACGTCGTCCTCGACGGTGTGGCCGCTCTCATCGACGCGAACTGA
- a CDS encoding DUF2334 domain-containing protein, with product MGTVDARLLVSLSGVTTRTLHRCADLAAELDRRKVPLSVLYAARTGEGPVTEWVRTRRTRGDSVLLHGYDHQITPTHRAVYLGKRAEFAALPAHEARLRLIAAKAALDTTGMAVDGFAPPRWIASEGTVQALREHGFTLCADLVSVRDLVSGRVQRARVQEFGGPSHRTETVRCFALVLAAARAARRGGLVRLGIDAADLARPGLRQAFLDAVDVSLENRAFGTTYGSLSRTRVKLTG from the coding sequence ATGGGCACCGTGGACGCACGTTTGCTGGTTTCCCTGTCCGGCGTGACCACCCGGACGTTGCACCGCTGTGCCGACCTCGCGGCCGAGCTCGACAGGCGCAAGGTCCCGTTGTCCGTGCTCTACGCCGCTCGGACCGGCGAGGGCCCGGTGACCGAGTGGGTACGGACCCGCCGCACCCGCGGCGACTCTGTCCTCCTTCACGGCTACGACCACCAGATCACCCCTACCCATCGCGCTGTCTACCTGGGCAAACGCGCCGAGTTCGCGGCTCTTCCCGCCCACGAGGCGAGGCTGCGGCTGATCGCGGCGAAGGCGGCGCTCGACACCACCGGGATGGCCGTCGACGGATTCGCGCCACCGCGCTGGATCGCGTCGGAGGGCACCGTGCAGGCCCTGCGCGAGCACGGTTTCACCCTGTGCGCGGACCTGGTCTCGGTGCGGGACCTGGTGTCCGGCCGGGTCCAGCGCGCCAGGGTGCAGGAGTTCGGCGGCCCGTCGCACCGGACGGAGACCGTCCGGTGCTTCGCGCTGGTGCTGGCCGCCGCCCGGGCCGCCCGCCGCGGCGGGCTCGTGCGGCTCGGCATCGACGCCGCGGACCTCGCCCGGCCGGGACTGCGGCAGGCGTTCCTCGACGCCGTCGACGTCTCGCTGGAGAACCGCGCGTTCGGCACCACCTACGGCTCGCTCTCGCGAACGCGGGTTAAATTGACGGGATGA
- a CDS encoding phosphoribosylaminoimidazolesuccinocarboxamide synthase, translated as MTTLEYPKIAAGKVRELYAVDDEHLLLVTSDRISAYDVIFTTPIPDKGRVLTAMSVFWFSQLSDVLPNHLVSYDDERIPAEVRGRALLVRRLAMLPFEAVARGYLTGTGLADYRAHGTVCGVELPPGLTESSRLPEPIFTPATKADHGSHDENIAFADVVGQLGRERAEEVREATLAVYRRGAEFAAERGILLADTKLEFGIDPDGNLVLADEVLTPDSSRYWTAGGCTPGRPRPSFDKQPLRDWLTGPLSGWHRLERPEPPPLPDEIVAATRARYIEAYERITGCSLDDWPT; from the coding sequence GTGACGACGCTCGAATACCCGAAGATCGCCGCCGGCAAGGTCCGTGAGCTTTACGCCGTCGATGACGAGCATCTGCTGCTCGTCACTTCGGACCGGATCTCCGCCTACGACGTCATCTTCACCACGCCCATCCCGGACAAGGGTCGGGTGCTCACCGCGATGAGCGTGTTCTGGTTCTCCCAGCTCTCCGATGTCCTCCCCAACCATCTGGTCTCCTACGACGACGAACGCATCCCCGCCGAGGTCCGCGGCCGGGCGCTGCTGGTGCGACGGCTGGCGATGCTGCCGTTCGAAGCCGTCGCCCGCGGCTATCTCACCGGCACCGGCCTCGCCGATTATCGCGCGCACGGCACCGTCTGCGGGGTCGAACTCCCGCCCGGTCTGACCGAATCCTCCCGGCTCCCCGAACCCATCTTCACTCCCGCGACCAAGGCCGACCACGGCTCGCACGACGAGAACATCGCCTTCGCCGACGTCGTCGGGCAACTCGGCCGCGAACGGGCCGAGGAAGTCCGCGAGGCGACCCTGGCGGTGTATCGCCGCGGGGCGGAGTTCGCCGCCGAACGCGGCATCCTGCTCGCGGACACGAAGCTCGAATTCGGCATCGACCCCGACGGGAACCTCGTGCTAGCCGACGAGGTCCTCACCCCGGACTCGTCCCGCTACTGGACCGCGGGAGGCTGCACACCGGGCCGCCCGCGGCCGTCGTTCGACAAGCAACCGCTGCGCGACTGGCTCACCGGTCCGTTGTCGGGCTGGCACCGCCTCGAGAGACCGGAGCCGCCACCGTTGCCCGACGAGATCGTCGCCGCCACCAGGGCGAGGTACATCGAAGCGTACGAACGTATCACCGGCTGTTCGCTCGACGACTGGCCCACCTGA
- a CDS encoding SAM hydrolase/SAM-dependent halogenase family protein codes for MPIHCVSFTTDYGLSDGFVAACHGVIARIAPAVRLIDVTHEVPPQQVRTGAEVLAQTAPFLPEAVHLAVVDPGVGTARRGVVVVAERGILVGPDNGLLLPAADALGGVKAAFELTAPEYRLPVMSSTFHGRDIFAPAAAHLALGVPPGSFGPSVENLVRLPDPFVAVFPGKLVSEVLTVDHFGNVQLAASPADLALSGLSGTVSVSSEHVLVKALVGDTFGTVPPGWNVLYTDSAGRLAVAVNGGSAADVLRLGPAQECTITSSPTAS; via the coding sequence ATGCCGATCCACTGCGTTTCGTTCACCACCGACTACGGGCTGAGCGACGGTTTCGTGGCCGCGTGCCACGGGGTGATCGCGCGGATCGCGCCCGCCGTCCGGCTGATCGACGTGACCCACGAGGTGCCTCCGCAGCAGGTCAGGACCGGGGCCGAAGTGCTCGCGCAGACCGCGCCCTTCCTGCCGGAGGCGGTGCACCTCGCCGTCGTCGACCCCGGAGTCGGCACCGCGCGGCGCGGTGTCGTGGTGGTCGCGGAGCGCGGAATCCTCGTCGGGCCCGACAACGGACTTCTGCTCCCGGCGGCGGATGCACTCGGGGGAGTGAAAGCCGCCTTCGAATTGACGGCCCCGGAATACCGCCTTCCGGTGATGTCGTCGACGTTCCACGGACGCGACATCTTCGCCCCCGCGGCGGCGCATCTCGCGCTCGGCGTCCCGCCCGGCAGTTTCGGCCCCAGCGTCGAAAACCTCGTGCGGCTGCCGGATCCGTTCGTCGCGGTGTTCCCCGGCAAGCTGGTGTCCGAGGTGCTCACGGTCGACCACTTCGGCAACGTCCAGCTCGCCGCGAGCCCCGCCGATCTCGCCTTGTCCGGGCTGTCCGGCACGGTCTCGGTCAGCAGCGAACACGTCCTGGTGAAGGCACTGGTCGGCGACACCTTCGGCACGGTGCCGCCGGGCTGGAACGTGCTCTACACCGATTCCGCGGGACGGCTCGCGGTCGCCGTGAACGGCGGTTCGGCCGCCGACGTGCTCCGGCTGGGGCCCGCCCAGGAGTGCACGATCACCTCGTCGCCGACGGCCAGCTGA
- a CDS encoding MOSC domain-containing protein, whose protein sequence is MARVAKLVYYPVKGCAGTSVETADVTPAGLRFDRAWMVVSPEGEFRSQRKHPVMASIRAEVLDDGARLRLAAPGAEDLLVEVIPDGPRHPAATFTWQGKGVHQGDEAAEWFSDVLGLPSVFVGLSPEHERVTNGEIAGTAAFADAHAILLTSESSLDGLNERIASRGAEAVPMDRFRPNIVVAGWPEPHREDEVRSLTIGGLELGYAKVCIRCTVPMVDQETGKKAGPEPIRSLADYRREPEGGVSFGIKMAVTGPGQLAVGDEVIVHSWAGPSRSTSAAEPPFTATASRPAESV, encoded by the coding sequence ATGGCGAGAGTGGCGAAGCTGGTCTATTACCCGGTCAAAGGCTGCGCGGGGACGTCGGTCGAAACGGCCGACGTCACCCCGGCGGGTCTGAGGTTCGATCGTGCCTGGATGGTCGTGTCCCCGGAGGGGGAGTTCCGCAGCCAGCGGAAGCATCCGGTGATGGCCTCGATCCGGGCCGAGGTGCTCGATGACGGCGCCCGCCTGCGGCTCGCCGCTCCCGGCGCCGAAGATCTGCTGGTCGAGGTGATCCCGGACGGGCCGCGGCATCCCGCGGCGACGTTCACCTGGCAGGGCAAGGGCGTCCACCAGGGCGACGAGGCCGCCGAGTGGTTCTCCGACGTCCTCGGTCTGCCGTCGGTGTTCGTCGGGCTCTCGCCGGAGCACGAGCGCGTCACCAACGGCGAGATCGCGGGCACCGCGGCCTTCGCCGACGCGCACGCGATCCTGCTGACCTCAGAGTCCTCTTTGGACGGTCTGAACGAGCGGATCGCGTCCCGGGGCGCCGAGGCCGTGCCGATGGACCGTTTCCGGCCCAACATCGTCGTGGCGGGCTGGCCGGAGCCGCATCGGGAGGACGAAGTCCGCTCGCTCACCATCGGCGGCCTGGAGCTGGGCTACGCCAAGGTCTGCATCCGCTGCACCGTGCCGATGGTCGACCAGGAAACCGGCAAGAAGGCCGGTCCGGAGCCGATCCGTTCGCTCGCCGACTACCGGCGCGAACCCGAGGGCGGCGTCTCGTTCGGCATCAAGATGGCGGTGACCGGGCCGGGTCAGCTGGCCGTCGGCGACGAGGTGATCGTGCACTCCTGGGCGGGCCCCAGCCGGAGCACGTCGGCGGCCGAACCGCCGTTCACGGCGACCGCGAGCCGTCCCGCGGAATCGGTGTAG
- a CDS encoding amino acid ABC transporter ATP-binding protein, whose translation MTAAVRSSSVELRDIHVSFGTLEVLKGVDLKVEKGRTTCIIGPSGSGKSTLLRCVNRLQEPDSGDLLLGGESVISADPDALRQRVGMVFQHFNLFGHRSVLDNITLPLRSVRKLGKEEAAEIAHARLAEVGLADKAPYRPSALSGGQQQRVAIARALAMEPEVMLFDEATSALDPELVKGVLNLMAGLAERGLTLLVVTHEMGFARGVADEVAFMDDGKIVEHDAPEAIFDAPQSDRLQRFLSQVL comes from the coding sequence ATGACGGCCGCAGTACGTTCGTCGAGCGTCGAACTCCGCGACATCCACGTCTCCTTCGGCACCCTCGAAGTGCTCAAGGGCGTCGACCTCAAGGTCGAGAAGGGCCGCACGACCTGCATCATCGGGCCGTCGGGCTCCGGCAAGTCGACCCTGCTGCGCTGCGTGAACCGCCTCCAGGAGCCCGACTCGGGCGACCTCCTGCTGGGCGGCGAGAGCGTCATCTCCGCCGACCCGGACGCGCTGCGCCAGCGGGTCGGGATGGTGTTCCAGCATTTCAACCTGTTCGGCCACCGCAGTGTGCTGGACAACATCACCCTGCCGCTGCGCAGCGTGCGGAAGCTCGGCAAGGAGGAGGCGGCCGAGATCGCGCACGCCCGCCTCGCCGAGGTCGGCCTCGCCGACAAGGCGCCGTACCGGCCGAGCGCGCTTTCGGGCGGGCAGCAGCAGCGGGTCGCGATCGCGCGGGCGCTCGCGATGGAGCCCGAGGTCATGCTGTTCGACGAGGCCACCAGCGCTCTCGACCCGGAGCTGGTCAAGGGGGTCCTCAACCTGATGGCCGGCCTCGCGGAGCGCGGGCTGACGCTGCTCGTGGTCACCCACGAGATGGGCTTCGCGCGCGGAGTCGCCGACGAGGTCGCGTTCATGGACGACGGGAAGATCGTCGAACATGACGCTCCGGAGGCGATCTTCGACGCTCCGCAGAGCGACCGCCTGCAGCGTTTCCTATCCCAGGTGCTCTGA